A genomic window from Qipengyuania oceanensis includes:
- a CDS encoding M13 family metallopeptidase, with translation MRNLLAFGASLAALALATSAQAQDEPDYPQMSFGEHGIDVASIDTTVDPGDDFFAYMNGKWVGQAELPADRSVFSTAHLLNERADDEIERLITQIAASNPAPGTSERRILDAYNSYLDRDAIDAAGMAPAQPYLQKIYDAPDFESLVRLFEAPEYTGLISIGVTTDSKAPDTHVAAVGFSGMGMSDRDYYLVDNERNLQIRASYMEMLEFMLGKAGYADPAAAAKSVYAFEKKVAELEWDRQYFRNPTLTYNKLTRAEFQALSPSFPLQALLESGDYQDTDVFLATQIPPTAEEIAAARLTDADLAQIGGGLPAMMDLLQKTPLATLKALMAARFVASNAAVLPSDVYDAYFKFAGTTMSGAQQPRPLKDRAIATVQGYLGEELGKLYVARNFPPASKAKMDEMVANIQASFREAFETNSWMTETTRKEALAKLAAFDPMIGYPEKFETYDGLVMKGDDALGNRQRVLAWATADNRAELDQPVDRSEWFMTPQTVNAYYSSLTNQIVFPAAILQPPMFDPQADAAVNYGAIGSVIGHEIGHGFDDSGSRYDGTGTLRNWWQDADRAAFEARADKMAKLIEAYCPLDDGALCMTGRQSMGEVLGDTVGLEMAYRAYRKSLNGKEAPVIDGLTGDQRFFLAFAQEWRVIMREAARRSQLVSASHPLNEFRVNNTVRQMQAWYDAFDVKPGDDLYLAPEDRITVF, from the coding sequence ATGCGTAACTTGCTCGCTTTCGGCGCTTCGCTCGCCGCGCTTGCCCTCGCCACATCGGCCCAGGCGCAGGACGAACCCGATTACCCGCAAATGTCGTTCGGCGAGCATGGCATCGATGTCGCTTCGATCGACACCACGGTCGATCCGGGCGACGATTTCTTCGCCTACATGAACGGCAAGTGGGTCGGCCAGGCCGAACTGCCCGCGGACCGGTCGGTGTTCAGCACCGCGCACCTGCTCAACGAGCGGGCGGATGATGAAATCGAGCGACTGATCACCCAGATCGCCGCATCCAACCCGGCTCCGGGCACCAGCGAGCGGCGCATTCTCGATGCCTACAACTCCTATCTCGATCGCGACGCGATCGATGCCGCCGGCATGGCTCCGGCCCAGCCCTATCTGCAGAAGATCTACGACGCGCCCGATTTCGAATCGCTGGTGCGGCTATTCGAAGCGCCGGAGTACACCGGCCTCATCAGTATCGGCGTGACCACGGACAGCAAGGCACCCGACACGCATGTTGCGGCAGTCGGCTTCTCGGGAATGGGGATGAGCGATCGCGACTATTACCTCGTCGACAACGAGCGCAATCTCCAGATCCGCGCATCCTACATGGAAATGCTCGAGTTCATGCTCGGCAAGGCGGGCTACGCCGATCCGGCCGCAGCAGCGAAATCGGTCTATGCCTTCGAAAAGAAGGTCGCCGAACTGGAGTGGGACCGGCAGTATTTCCGCAATCCCACGCTCACCTACAACAAGCTGACGCGGGCCGAATTCCAGGCGCTGTCGCCGAGTTTTCCGCTGCAGGCGCTGCTCGAATCCGGTGACTACCAGGATACCGACGTGTTCCTGGCAACGCAGATCCCGCCCACGGCTGAGGAAATCGCGGCCGCAAGGCTGACCGATGCGGACCTCGCGCAGATCGGCGGCGGATTGCCGGCAATGATGGACCTGCTGCAGAAGACGCCGCTCGCGACGCTCAAGGCGCTGATGGCAGCGCGTTTCGTGGCCTCGAATGCAGCGGTGCTGCCGTCGGATGTCTACGATGCCTATTTCAAGTTCGCCGGCACCACCATGAGCGGCGCGCAGCAGCCCCGTCCGCTGAAAGACCGGGCGATCGCCACGGTGCAGGGCTATCTCGGCGAGGAACTCGGCAAGCTCTACGTCGCGCGCAACTTCCCGCCTGCCTCGAAGGCCAAGATGGACGAGATGGTCGCCAATATCCAGGCGTCCTTCCGCGAGGCATTCGAGACAAACAGCTGGATGACCGAGACTACGCGCAAGGAAGCGCTGGCCAAGCTGGCGGCCTTCGACCCGATGATCGGCTATCCGGAAAAGTTCGAAACCTACGACGGCCTGGTGATGAAGGGCGACGATGCGCTCGGCAATCGCCAGCGCGTGCTGGCCTGGGCGACCGCCGACAATCGCGCCGAGCTCGACCAGCCGGTCGATCGCAGCGAGTGGTTCATGACCCCGCAGACGGTCAACGCCTATTACTCCTCGCTGACCAACCAGATCGTCTTCCCGGCTGCTATCCTGCAGCCGCCGATGTTCGATCCGCAAGCCGATGCAGCCGTCAACTACGGTGCGATCGGCTCGGTCATCGGGCACGAGATCGGCCACGGCTTCGACGACAGCGGCTCGCGCTACGACGGCACCGGAACGCTGCGTAACTGGTGGCAGGACGCCGATCGTGCCGCTTTCGAAGCACGCGCCGACAAGATGGCGAAGCTGATCGAGGCCTATTGCCCCCTCGACGATGGTGCGCTGTGCATGACCGGTCGCCAGTCGATGGGCGAAGTGCTCGGCGACACGGTCGGGCTGGAAATGGCATACCGCGCGTACCGCAAGTCGCTGAACGGCAAGGAAGCCCCGGTGATCGACGGCCTGACCGGCGACCAGCGCTTCTTCCTCGCCTTCGCGCAGGAATGGCGCGTCATCATGCGCGAGGCGGCTCGCCGTTCGCAGCTGGTGAGCGCGAGCCACCCGCTCAACGAGTTCCGCGTCAACAACACGGTTCGCCAGATGCAGGCATGGTACGATGCCTTCGACGTGAAGCCCGGCGACGACCTCTACCTGGCACCGGAAGATCGTATCACGGTCTTCTGA
- a CDS encoding ABC transporter transmembrane domain-containing protein → MNGTTNSSDSRPPKAKTVAPLRMVWRAASQYPGTVALGVLALVITAAATLAIPAGFKLVIDRGFAEGGDPADIGRWFRYLLGIVVVLAIGTAMRFYFVSMLGERVVADIRLAVHRNLLRLSPGFYEENSPREISSRMTSDTTQIELVVGSVVSVALRNILMAIGGTAYLFYLAPQLTLYLLLGIPVVIAPILLFGRRLQAVSRHSQDRIADVGAMVTEVLSAMKIVQGFNQERRESERFASGVERAFETARQRIIIRAAMTSIIIGLIFGAITLIMWRGALGVSAGEITGGTIAAFVITSGLVAGAFGTLTEVYGDLLRGAGAASRLSELMEEKPTIAAPAKPQALPLPPRGSLSFRNVTFRYPTRLDAVALKDFTLEVEPGETVAIVGPSGAGKSTIFQLAERFYDPQAGTIRLDGVPLTSADPADIRQRMAYVPQDGVLFSANARDNLRYGNWDASDEAIMEAARAANAERFLTELPDGLDTFLGENGTRLSGGQQQRIAIARALLRDAPILLLDEATSALDAESERLVQEALDRLMASRTTLVIAHRLATVRAADRIVVMDEGRIVEQGTHAELTAGSGLYARLASLQFDDVEI, encoded by the coding sequence ATGAACGGAACTACCAATTCCAGCGACAGCAGGCCGCCCAAGGCAAAGACGGTCGCACCGCTGCGCATGGTTTGGCGCGCGGCTTCGCAATATCCCGGCACCGTGGCGCTCGGCGTTCTCGCGCTCGTCATCACCGCGGCCGCGACGCTCGCGATCCCGGCGGGTTTCAAGCTGGTGATCGATCGCGGTTTCGCAGAGGGCGGCGATCCGGCGGACATCGGTCGCTGGTTCCGCTACCTGCTCGGCATCGTCGTGGTCCTCGCGATCGGGACCGCGATGCGGTTCTACTTCGTGAGCATGCTCGGCGAACGCGTGGTAGCGGACATCCGCCTGGCGGTGCACCGCAACCTCCTGCGCCTGTCGCCCGGCTTCTACGAGGAGAACAGCCCGCGCGAGATTTCGAGCCGGATGACTTCGGATACGACGCAGATCGAGCTGGTCGTCGGCTCGGTCGTCTCGGTCGCCTTGCGCAATATCCTCATGGCGATCGGCGGAACGGCCTACCTGTTCTATCTCGCCCCGCAACTGACGCTCTACCTGTTGCTCGGCATTCCGGTGGTGATCGCGCCGATCCTGCTCTTCGGGCGCCGCCTGCAGGCGGTATCGCGCCACAGCCAGGACCGCATCGCCGATGTCGGGGCGATGGTCACCGAAGTCCTCTCTGCGATGAAGATCGTGCAGGGCTTCAACCAGGAACGGCGCGAGAGCGAACGCTTCGCCTCCGGTGTCGAACGCGCATTCGAGACGGCACGGCAACGGATCATCATCCGCGCCGCCATGACCTCGATCATCATCGGGCTGATCTTCGGCGCGATCACGCTGATCATGTGGCGCGGCGCGCTGGGCGTCAGCGCGGGCGAGATCACCGGGGGGACGATCGCCGCCTTCGTCATTACCAGCGGGCTGGTCGCGGGCGCTTTTGGGACACTGACCGAGGTTTACGGCGATCTTTTGCGCGGGGCCGGCGCTGCAAGCCGGCTGAGCGAACTGATGGAAGAGAAGCCGACCATTGCCGCCCCGGCCAAGCCCCAGGCGCTGCCCCTGCCGCCGCGCGGCAGTCTTTCGTTCCGCAACGTCACCTTCCGCTATCCGACGCGGCTGGACGCGGTGGCGCTCAAGGATTTCACGCTGGAGGTCGAGCCGGGCGAAACCGTCGCGATCGTCGGGCCCTCGGGCGCGGGCAAGTCGACCATCTTCCAGCTGGCCGAGCGGTTCTACGATCCGCAGGCGGGCACGATACGGCTGGATGGCGTTCCGCTGACCAGCGCCGACCCCGCCGATATCCGCCAGCGGATGGCCTATGTTCCGCAGGACGGCGTATTGTTCAGCGCCAATGCGCGCGACAACCTGCGTTACGGCAACTGGGACGCGAGCGACGAGGCCATCATGGAAGCCGCCCGCGCCGCCAATGCGGAGCGTTTCCTGACGGAGCTTCCTGACGGTCTCGACACGTTCCTCGGCGAGAACGGCACGCGCCTGTCGGGCGGCCAGCAACAGCGCATCGCCATTGCCCGCGCATTGCTGCGCGATGCGCCGATCCTGCTGCTCGACGAAGCGACCAGCGCGCTCGACGCGGAAAGCGAACGGCTCGTGCAGGAAGCGCTCGACCGACTGATGGCGAGCCGCACCACGCTGGTCATCGCCCACCGCCTCGCGACCGTGCGCGCCGCGGACCGGATCGTGGTGATGGACGAAGGCCGGATCGTCGAGCAGGGCACCCATGCCGAGCTGACGGCGGGCAGCGGGCTCTATGCCCGGCTCGCCTCGCTGCAATTCGATGATGTCGAGATCTGA
- a CDS encoding polyhydroxyalkanoate depolymerase, giving the protein MLYHAYELQRSWLSSASAMASIGAEMLTNPANPFGYTGLGPMAASALEVFAHAAAPRGKPAWNIDSVDVGGKTEAVEEATVVNKPFGDLKRFRREGLPEDAPRLLIVAPMSGHYATLLRGTVWRMVESCEVYITDWADAKTVPLHEGAFDLDDYIDYIIEFAQFIHEAAGKRTHMMAVCQPSVPAFAATALMNLHKDPARPASLTMMGGPIDTRCSPTTVNDLAMERPIEWFRQTVIATVPMQHRGAGRRVYPGFLQLAGFMSMNLGSHILSHYEMFKHLTAGDDDSAQLTKDFYDEYRSVCDMTAEFYLQTVEEVFQKHSIPNGTFEHKGEVVDLGKLTDTALLAIEGERDDISGLGQTKAALDLATNLKAADKRYYMAEGAGHYGIFNGSKWRGSIAPVVEEFMAAHGG; this is encoded by the coding sequence ATCCTTTACCATGCCTATGAATTGCAGCGCTCGTGGCTCAGCAGCGCGAGCGCCATGGCTTCGATCGGCGCGGAAATGCTGACCAATCCGGCCAATCCTTTCGGCTATACCGGATTGGGCCCGATGGCCGCCTCCGCACTGGAAGTCTTCGCCCACGCCGCGGCACCGCGCGGCAAGCCGGCCTGGAACATCGATTCGGTCGATGTCGGCGGCAAGACGGAAGCGGTCGAGGAAGCCACCGTGGTCAACAAGCCGTTCGGCGACCTCAAGCGCTTCCGCCGTGAAGGCTTGCCGGAGGATGCGCCGCGCCTGCTGATCGTTGCCCCGATGAGCGGGCACTACGCCACGCTGCTGCGCGGAACGGTGTGGCGCATGGTCGAAAGCTGCGAGGTCTACATCACGGACTGGGCCGACGCGAAGACCGTGCCGCTGCACGAAGGCGCCTTCGATCTCGACGATTACATCGACTACATCATCGAGTTCGCGCAGTTCATCCACGAGGCTGCCGGCAAGCGCACGCACATGATGGCAGTATGCCAGCCATCGGTCCCCGCATTTGCCGCGACCGCGTTGATGAACCTGCACAAGGATCCGGCGCGCCCGGCTTCGCTCACCATGATGGGCGGCCCGATCGACACGCGTTGTTCGCCCACCACGGTCAACGACCTGGCGATGGAGCGCCCGATCGAATGGTTCCGTCAAACGGTGATCGCGACCGTGCCCATGCAGCACCGCGGGGCGGGTCGGCGGGTCTATCCCGGCTTCCTGCAGCTTGCAGGCTTCATGAGCATGAACCTGGGCAGCCACATCCTCAGCCATTACGAGATGTTCAAGCACCTGACCGCCGGCGACGACGACAGCGCCCAGCTGACCAAGGATTTCTACGACGAATACCGCTCGGTCTGCGACATGACCGCCGAGTTCTACCTTCAGACGGTGGAAGAGGTTTTCCAGAAGCATTCGATCCCGAACGGCACGTTCGAGCACAAGGGCGAGGTCGTCGATCTCGGGAAGCTGACCGATACCGCGCTGCTGGCGATCGAAGGTGAGCGGGACGATATCTCGGGCCTCGGCCAGACCAAGGCCGCGCTCGACCTCGCGACCAATCTGAAGGCCGCGGACAAGCGCTACTACATGGCCGAAGGCGCCGGGCATTACGGGATCTTCAACGGCAGCAAGTGGCGCGGCAGCATCGCCCCGGTGGTCGAGGAATTCATGGCCGCCCACGGCGGCTGA
- a CDS encoding DUF4126 domain-containing protein, with protein sequence MGIMEIIGIAGSVSLLAGWRLYLCIFATGLAMRLGALPLPEHLAALDALANPWVMGIAAIAALVEFLADKVMWLDSIWDTVHTLVRPVGGALLALAIVDPSDPTTQVVAFLLGGGASLAAHAGKAGARGVVNASPEPVSNIAVSSVEDVATAGLLYTVYEYPYVAAGVAAVLLALVVGLLLLARAFIRKLFRPRPGPPPG encoded by the coding sequence ATGGGCATCATGGAAATCATCGGCATCGCGGGAAGCGTGAGCCTGCTGGCTGGCTGGCGGCTCTACCTGTGCATTTTCGCAACCGGGCTCGCCATGCGGCTCGGCGCGCTGCCGCTCCCGGAACATCTCGCCGCGCTCGATGCGCTTGCCAACCCGTGGGTCATGGGCATCGCTGCAATTGCCGCGCTCGTCGAATTCCTGGCCGACAAGGTGATGTGGCTCGACTCGATTTGGGACACGGTGCACACGCTGGTCCGGCCGGTCGGCGGCGCGTTACTGGCGCTGGCGATCGTCGATCCGTCCGATCCGACCACCCAGGTCGTCGCCTTCCTGCTCGGCGGCGGGGCGAGCCTTGCAGCCCATGCCGGCAAGGCCGGCGCGCGCGGCGTGGTCAACGCCAGTCCGGAGCCCGTCAGCAATATCGCTGTCTCGAGCGTCGAGGACGTGGCGACCGCGGGCCTGCTCTACACGGTTTACGAGTATCCCTACGTGGCGGCGGGCGTCGCGGCGGTCCTGTTGGCGCTGGTTGTCGGCCTGCTGCTGCTGGCGCGGGCGTTCATCCGCAAACTGTTCCGGCCGCGACCGGGGCCGCCGCCGGGCTGA
- a CDS encoding SDR family NAD(P)-dependent oxidoreductase, whose translation MTSNGRLAGKAAVVVGAGQQPGETMGNGRAIALRFAAEGAEVLCVDRDADRAEAVAGEIGAAGGTGFALAADVVTDADLIVGEALARWGRIDVLVNNVGIGHAGDGPAHACDDEAFEKVFAVNFTGARRVLAAALGPMRDAGQGSIVNISSLASTAGANMIAYEVSKAALNRLTIATALGSAKRGVRCNAILPGLIDTPMGVGGTAARDGRSLEEQRAARAATVPLRGAMGQAEDVANAALFLASDESAFVTGVLLPVDGGQGARIG comes from the coding sequence ATGACGTCGAACGGGCGGCTGGCCGGAAAGGCGGCCGTTGTCGTCGGTGCCGGCCAGCAACCGGGCGAAACCATGGGCAATGGCAGGGCCATCGCCCTGCGGTTCGCCGCCGAGGGCGCCGAAGTCCTGTGCGTCGATCGCGACGCTGACCGCGCCGAGGCTGTCGCCGGGGAAATCGGGGCGGCTGGCGGCACGGGCTTTGCGCTTGCTGCCGACGTCGTCACCGATGCGGATCTGATCGTCGGCGAGGCCCTGGCGCGCTGGGGCCGGATCGATGTTCTCGTCAACAATGTCGGGATCGGTCATGCGGGCGACGGGCCTGCCCACGCCTGTGACGACGAGGCGTTCGAAAAAGTGTTCGCCGTGAACTTCACCGGTGCGCGCCGGGTCCTGGCCGCAGCGCTCGGACCGATGCGCGATGCGGGCCAGGGCAGCATCGTGAATATCAGCTCGCTCGCTTCGACGGCGGGGGCGAACATGATCGCCTACGAGGTTTCCAAGGCTGCGCTCAACCGGCTCACAATCGCCACCGCGCTGGGGTCGGCGAAGCGCGGTGTGCGCTGCAACGCGATCCTGCCGGGCCTGATCGACACGCCGATGGGAGTCGGCGGAACAGCCGCGCGCGATGGCCGCTCGCTCGAGGAGCAGCGTGCAGCACGCGCGGCGACCGTGCCCTTGCGGGGAGCCATGGGGCAGGCCGAGGATGTCGCAAATGCGGCGTTGTTCCTCGCCAGCGACGAGAGCGCATTCGTCACCGGGGTGCTCCTGCCGGTCGACGGCGGACAGGGTGCCCGCATCGGCTGA